CCACCAAGCCCCTCTTCCGGAAGGAGCGGCCATGAGCAGCGACACGCAGTCACCCCCTCCCACCTACAGCGGTTTCGACCGGATGCCCGTCGACGGACGGTGGCGGGCCGGGAAGGCGAGCTCGGTCAACACCGACGTGAACCCCTACACCGGACGACAGCTCACCGAGATCACCCAGGCGGCCGCCGCGGATGTGGACGCCGCCTACCGGGCAGCCGAACGAGCCCGAGGAGACTGGGCGGCGGCGACGGCCGCGGAACGGGCGGAGGTGTTCGTCCAGGCCGCCGAGATCATGTCGCGCCGCAAGCAGGAGATCATCGACTGGCTGGTCGCGGAGGCGGGCGCCATCCGCTCCCGAGCGGAGTGGGAATGGATGGCGGTGCGCGCCGTCATGCTCGAAGCGGCTTCCTACCCCGCCCACGTGGAGGGCAGACTCCTTCCCGCCGCCCTCATCGAGGGCAAGGAGAACCGGGTGTATCGACAGCCGGTCGGCACCGTGGCCGTGATCAGCCCGTGGAACTTCCCGATGCAGCTGTCCAACCGCTCGGTGGCCTCCGCACTGGCCGTCGGCAACGCGGTGGTCCTCAAACCGGCGGGCGACACACCGGTGACCGGAGGCCTGCTCCTGGCCGGGATCTACCAGGAGGCCGGTCTCCCGGAGGGCGTGCTCAACGTGCTCGTCGGCAAGAGCGGTGAGATCGGTGACCCGCTGGTCACCGACCCCCGATCCCCCGTCGTCTCCTTCACCGGATCCACCGAGGTGGGGCGCGACCTCGCGAGGAAGGCACCGCTCAAGAAACTCGGCCTCGAACTCGGCGGAAACGGTCCGCTGGTCGTGCTCGACGACGCCGATCTCGAACAGGCCGTGGACGCGGCGATGTTCGGTTCCTTCTTCCACCAGGGACAGGTCTGCATGGCCACCAACCGGGTGATCGCGCACCGGGACGTGCACGACGAGGTGGCCGAACGCATGAGAGCGCGGGCCGAACAGCTGCGTTGCGGCGATCCTTCCGACCCCGGCACCAGCATCGGCCCGGTCATCAACTCCCGCCAGCTCGACTCCGTGCTGGACAAGCTGTCCCGGGCGAGTTCCGACGGCGCGAAAACGCTGTGCTCCGGAGAACCGAGGGGCCCGACCGGGCAGGTGCTGCCGCCCCACGTGCTCACCGGGAACAACGAAACCCCCACGGCCGCCGAGGAGGTGTTCGGCCCCGTCGCCACGATCGTGCGTGCCGAGGACGAGGAGCACGCCCTGCAGCTGGCCAACGACACGGAATACGGCCTGTCCAGCGGTGTTTTCACCCGCAACGGGGAACGCGGACTCCGTTTCGCCCTGCGGGTGCGCGCGGGAATGACCCACATCAACGACACCACGATCAACGACGAACCGAACACGGCGTTCGGTGGGGAGAAGGCCTCCGGCATCGGCCGGTTCGGCGGCGAGTGGGCGATCGAGGAGTTCACCACGGACCACTGGGTCAGCGTGCAGCACTCCCGGCGGCAACGACCGCTGTGAACGCACTCCGCGGGGCCCCGCGCGATCACGGCCGAATCTTGCCCGATTCAGGTACAACCCCGAGGAAAAAA
This genomic stretch from Actinopolyspora halophila DSM 43834 harbors:
- a CDS encoding aldehyde dehydrogenase family protein translates to MSSDTQSPPPTYSGFDRMPVDGRWRAGKASSVNTDVNPYTGRQLTEITQAAAADVDAAYRAAERARGDWAAATAAERAEVFVQAAEIMSRRKQEIIDWLVAEAGAIRSRAEWEWMAVRAVMLEAASYPAHVEGRLLPAALIEGKENRVYRQPVGTVAVISPWNFPMQLSNRSVASALAVGNAVVLKPAGDTPVTGGLLLAGIYQEAGLPEGVLNVLVGKSGEIGDPLVTDPRSPVVSFTGSTEVGRDLARKAPLKKLGLELGGNGPLVVLDDADLEQAVDAAMFGSFFHQGQVCMATNRVIAHRDVHDEVAERMRARAEQLRCGDPSDPGTSIGPVINSRQLDSVLDKLSRASSDGAKTLCSGEPRGPTGQVLPPHVLTGNNETPTAAEEVFGPVATIVRAEDEEHALQLANDTEYGLSSGVFTRNGERGLRFALRVRAGMTHINDTTINDEPNTAFGGEKASGIGRFGGEWAIEEFTTDHWVSVQHSRRQRPL